DNA from Polyangiaceae bacterium:
CCCGGCGGAACCGTCTCCACTCGAACCGTCCCCGCCCGTGCCGTCATTGGGCGCGTCTCCAGGCGGAAGGCGGTCGGCCTTGCCGTCCCAATCTGCGTCGGGATCGTGCCCGTCCGTCGAACCGTCGGCGCTCGCGTCTCCGCCGCACACGCCGGCCAGGCATGCAACCCCAGGGGGACAGACGTTGCCACAGCGCCCGCAGTGATTCGTGTCGCGACTCAGATCCCTGCAGTTGCCGCTGCAGATCGTGAGTCCCTCACGACACTCGCCACCGATCACTCCGCCGGAGGTGCAAGACGCCGGCAGCAGTGCGCCCACACTCACGGCGAGAAGCCCGCGGATCCAGTTGCGACTGGGTGTCATCGCTCACCTCCAGCGGCGGCGCCGCGACCGGTCGTAGGCTTGACCTTGATCTGACGCGTGATCTGGAACTCGACGCGGCGATTCATGAACCACGCACGCTCGCTCTTCTTGTCGACCATCGGTTGACTCGAGCCGAAGCCCTTGGCTGACAGTCGTTCCTTGACCAAGCCCTTGCTGGCCAGGAACTCTGCCACCGAAGCAGCACGGTCCTGCGATAGCTTCTCGTTGAACCATTCCGGGCCGCGTTCGTCCGTGTGCCCTTGCACTTCCACGTGAACCCAGCTCGGGTTGTCCGCGATCAGCTGGGCGACGCGCTCGAGCAAGGGGTAGCTCACGGGGCGAATCTTGGCGCTGTTGACCCAGAAGTGCACGCGATCGTCGAGGTAGATCTTGTCGCCGACTACGCGAACCTGCTCGGCGTCAGGACAGCCGTCGTCGTCGGCGTAGCCGTTCTTGACTTCGGGCTCGTCGGGGCACTTGTCGTCCTTGTCCGGAATGCCGTCCTTGTCGTTGTCGTCGTCGGGACAACCGTCCTGATCCTCGAAGCCGTCTCGATCCTCCGGATCGTTCGGACACTTGTCGTCGCCGTCCAGAATGGCGTCCTGGTCGTTGTCCCGATCCGGGCAGCCGTCCTGGTCTTCGAAGCCGTCCTTGTCTTCGGGGTCGTTGGCGCACTGGTCGACGATGTCTTCGATGCCGTCGAGATCGTTGTCCAGCTCGGGGCAGCCGTCGTCGTCTTGCCAACCATCGGGGTCCTCACGGTCGTCCGGGCAACGATCGATGGAGTCCTTGATGCCATCGCCGTCGCGATCCCCGTCGACTGCCGGCTTGCCCTTGCCCACGAAACCGTGAACTCCGAACACAAGGATGTTGGCGTCGGCCGGACGCAGCTCGTCGTCGGGCTGGAACACGTGGACGAATCCCACCGTCGGACCGACTCCGTAGGCACCGCGACCGAAAAGGTAATCCCAACCGGCATACGCATCAAAACTGGGTCTGACTGTCTGAGCGGTGAGCGCCGGCCCACCCGCCGCCGAAAGCCACAACCCGGCAGCGCTCCAACCGCTCTCGTAGTCCCAGCTCGCGTAGAACGGACGCAATCGCGCTCCGAGTCCGACTTGCCCACTGGTGAACGAGCTCTCGGGCTTGATGTTCGGGTCCGCGGGATCTGCAGACTTGTCGAACCACAGGCCACCCACTTGCAGCGCGAGGCCCAGGCTTGGCGTCAACGGCAGCTCCATCGCAGCCGTCCCGGACACACCCAGACTGAACTCGTCTTTCTGATGGCCCGTGATCGCCTTGGCGATACCGGCGTTGCCGTGCCAGCGCAGCGGCTCGGCGTGCAGCGCAGCGGGAGTCAGCACACACGTCAGGAGGCACGTGAGGGCAACTCCCGCCGCGACGACGCGTCGCACGCTTCGTGATCTCGCGCGCAACCGCGTCGCTTCCGACGCTGTCGTCTTGCTGACACCTGCTACCGCGCTCAGGGTCAACGCGCTGACGCCGCGGCCGGCGCGCAGCGGTGCCGCTGGACGTGTGTTTCGTGAAAAGCCGCGTGTTTTGCGGCGGTTGTCCCAAAAGGGGGGCGCTTCCATGCGCGACCAGACCCGCATCGCTTGGAGACATTGCGAACGCCGTGCCGACTTTCACGCCTGGGTGGCATGCGGGTTGCTGAGTTCATCGTCTTTCCTCGAAACCCCTGAAATCGC
Protein-coding regions in this window:
- a CDS encoding OmpA family protein, which produces MRRVVAAGVALTCLLTCVLTPAALHAEPLRWHGNAGIAKAITGHQKDEFSLGVSGTAAMELPLTPSLGLALQVGGLWFDKSADPADPNIKPESSFTSGQVGLGARLRPFYASWDYESGWSAAGLWLSAAGGPALTAQTVRPSFDAYAGWDYLFGRGAYGVGPTVGFVHVFQPDDELRPADANILVFGVHGFVGKGKPAVDGDRDGDGIKDSIDRCPDDREDPDGWQDDDGCPELDNDLDGIEDIVDQCANDPEDKDGFEDQDGCPDRDNDQDAILDGDDKCPNDPEDRDGFEDQDGCPDDDNDKDGIPDKDDKCPDEPEVKNGYADDDGCPDAEQVRVVGDKIYLDDRVHFWVNSAKIRPVSYPLLERVAQLIADNPSWVHVEVQGHTDERGPEWFNEKLSQDRAASVAEFLASKGLVKERLSAKGFGSSQPMVDKKSERAWFMNRRVEFQITRQIKVKPTTGRGAAAGGER